Proteins encoded together in one Sylvia atricapilla isolate bSylAtr1 chromosome 2, bSylAtr1.pri, whole genome shotgun sequence window:
- the PRCP gene encoding lysosomal Pro-X carboxypeptidase, whose protein sequence is MLRLLLLLPLLGAAGALPAPFRRRRSASLPVGPYVTRYLSQQIDHFGFDENRTFQQRYLVADQHWKKDNGPILFYTGNEGDIEWFCNNTGFMWDVAEELNAMLVFAEHRYYGESLPFGNESFSDSKHLNYLTSEQALADFAVLVEYLKATIAGAQHSPVIAIGGSYGGMLAAWFRMKYPHVVVGALAASAPIWQFGDLVPCGTFFSVVTNDFKKSGPGCSESIRNSWNAINHLSSTDAGLQWLSNTFHLCSPLKTLQDAVELKSWLTETWVNLAMVNYPYKADFLQPLPAWPIKEVCKFLKDPSLSDKLLLQNVFQAVNLYYNYTGEASCLDVSQTATKNLGEMGWYYQACTEMVMPLCADGVHDMFEPQKWDFDALSEECYSMWGVRPRLSWILSMYGGKNISSHSNIVFSNGGLDPWSAGGVTQNISDSLVAVVIPDGAHHLDLRSRNPLDPKSVQQARALEICLMKEWIEKARHSH, encoded by the exons ATGCTGcggctcctcctgctcctgccgcTCCTCGGCGCGGCCGGTGCCCTGCCTGCCCCGTTCCGCCGCCGCCGGAGCGCCTCGCTGCCCGTCGGCCCCTACGTGACGCGCTACCTGAGCCAGCAG ATTGATCACTTTGGATTTGATGAAAACCGTACGTTCCAGCAGCGGTACCTGGTAGCAGATCAGCACTGGAAGAAGGACAATGGGCCAATACTGTTCTATACAGGCAACGAAGGAGACATCGAGTGGTTCTGCAACAACACA GGTTTTATGTGGGATGTGGCTGAAGAACTTAATGCTATGTTGGTTTTTGCTGAACATAGATATTATGGAGAATCTTTGCCTTTTGGGAATGAGTCTTTCAGT GATTCCAAGCATCTCAATTACCTGACATCAGAACAAGCTCTGGCAGACTTTGCAGTACTTGTTGAGTACCTAAAGGCAACGATtgcaggagcccagcacagtCCAGTCATAGCCATTGGAGGGTCTTATGGAGGAATGCTTGCAGCCTGGTTTAGGATGAAATATCCCCATGTGGTGGTTGG agctctggcagcctccgCCCCAATCTGGCAGTTTGGTGATTTGGTTCCATGTGGCACGTTTTTCAGCGTAGTGACCAATGATTTCAAAAAGAGtggcccaggctgctcagagagcaTCCGGAATTCCTGGAATGCCATTAACCACCTTTCCTCAACAG atgCAGGTTTGCAGTGGCTTTCCAACACATTTCATTTGTGCAGCCCCTTAAAAACTCTTCAGGATGCTGTTGAATTGAAAAGTTGGCTGACTGAAACATGGGTAAACTTGGCTATGGTGAATTATCCCTATAAAGCTGACTTcttgcagcctctgccagcttGGCCTATAAAG GAAGTCTGCAAGTTCTTGAAGGATCCCAGTCTCTCTGACAAATTGTTGCTGCAGAATGTTTTCCAGGCAGTAAATTTATATTACAATTATACAGGAGAAGCCTCATGCTTAGATGTGTCACAGACTGCAACGAAGAATCTCGGTGAAATGGGTTGGTACTACCAG GCTTGCACTGAGATGGTGATGCCCTTATGCGCAGATGGTGTCCATGACATGTTTGAGCCTCAGAAGTGGGACTTTGATGCACTTTCAGAAGAGTGTTACAGCATGTGGGGAGTGAGGCCTCGCCTCTCTTGGATTCTTTCCATGTATGGAGGAAAAAACATCAGTTCACACAGCAACATTGTCTTCAG CAATGGTGGCCTGGATCCATGGTCTGCAGGTGGGGTGACCCAGAACATCAGCGATTCCCTCGTGGCAGTTGTGATCCCAGATGGAGCCCATCACCTGGACCTACGCAGCCGCAACCCTTTGGACCCCAAGTCTGTCCAGCAGGCTCGAGCCTTGGAGATCTGCCTCATGAAGGAGTGGATTGAAAAGGCCAGGCACAGCCACTGA